One segment of Setaria viridis chromosome 4, Setaria_viridis_v4.0, whole genome shotgun sequence DNA contains the following:
- the LOC117854084 gene encoding NAC domain-containing protein 22, translating into MRSHSSSVGGAAELELPGFRFHPTEEELLEFYLKQVAYGKKLKFDIIPTVQLYRHDPWELPGLARIGEREWYFFVPRDRKQAVGGSGRPSRTTERGFWKATGSDRAVRCAADPKRLIGLKKTLVYYEGRAPRGTKTDWVMNEYRLPDVVVDNGAAAGNSSPKEDIVLCKIYRKAVSLKELEQRVAMEELARASASATPSASHNTGSPADSMSSSDQQGETTTMMMMGGVAIPPLATICMKKEVVTESTAAVLRPATLSLPQLEVAKQPAQQQEWMQDPFLTQLRSPWMESWSPYYASVLNF; encoded by the exons ATGCGCTCTCATTCATCGtcggtcggcggcgcggcggagctggagctgccggggttccggttccacccgacggaggaggagctgctggagtTCTACCTCAAGCAGGTGGCCTACGGGAAGAAGCTCAAGTTCGACATCATCCCCACCGTCCAGCTGTACCGGCACGACCCGTGGGAGCTGCCGGGCCTGGCGCGCATCGGCGAGCGCGAGTGGTACTTCTTCGTGCCGCGGGACCGCAAGCAGGCcgtcggcggcagcgggcggcccAGCCGCACGACGGAGCGCGGGTTCTGGAAGGCGACGGGGTCGGACCGCGCCGTGCGCTGCGCCGCCGACCCCAAGCGCCTCATCGGGCTCAAGAAGACGCTCGTCTACTACGAGGGCCGCGCGCCCCGGGGCACCAAGACCGACTGGGTCATGAACGAGTACAGGCTCCccgacgtcgtcgtcgacaatggcgccgccgccggcaactCATCACCCAAG GAGGACATCGTGCTGTGCAAGATCTACCGCAAGGCGGTGTCGCTCAAGGAGCTGGAGCAGCGGGTGGCCATGGAGGAGCtcgcgcgcgcctccgcctccgccacgcCCTCCGCCTCCCACAACACCGGCTCGCCCGCCGACTCCATGTCGTCCTCGGACCAGCAGGGAGAGACGACGACCATGATGATGATGGGCGGCGTGGCCATCCCGCCGCTGGCGACCATATGCATGAAGAAGGAGGTGGTGACCGAGtccacggcggcggtgctgagGCCGGCGACGCTGAGCCTGCCGCAGCTGGAGGTGGCGAAGCAGCCGGCGCAGCAGCAGGAGTGGATGCAGGACCCCTTCCTGACGCAGCTGCGGAGCCCCTGGATGGAGAGTTGGTCGCCGTACTACGCCAGCGTCCTCAACTTCTAA